A single region of the Granulicella sp. L56 genome encodes:
- the infB gene encoding translation initiation factor IF-2 codes for MSKVRINDLARELEVKSRPILDALEAIGVTGKTHSSSIEADQAEKVRNYFNGGSRTASAGRQAVEAKPKFDLSKVSKPGDALKAILERKQADAAAKAAPPRPTAVVAAPPPTAHAAPVASRPAAPAVSISASAATPAPTPGVPPAPRRIVPQPRQAANIITPTPPAPPAIASKPPVGPVIARPPATAPVSAQPVVVAPSVVAAPLAAKPTASTPSVAAAPTAAVTQPAAATTAPAPAPESVAAAAPEAPVEAAAPPAPVVPAGPPPRRVIMPQTGPRPIYTAPPVAPGAPARSRPIFERPRPQAPGAPGSRPTSSMAPGARRPMHPTRTYPGGPGGPGGAPGRPGFAPGAPRPGFGARPGFGARPGAPGAAPGAPLGPGEKPGMRPAARPASRRGNQRYEKSKEGPMKGFQPPSRFGGAPISREPLPITRTITVTEGISVKDLAEKLDVRGKDLIASLLMKGVFVTVNQSLEGELVKDVARQFGADAQVITVEEQLENEAIEGFLEDTTGMVEIARSPVVTVMGHVDHGKTSLLDAIRSTDVASGEAGGITQHIGAYKVHVTKPDSPAFGREIVFLDTPGHEAFTRMRARGAKITDIVVVVVAADDGVMPQTLEAIDHARAAKVPIIVAVNKIDKPDANPAKVIQQLAARGLQPSNQGGDTEFVEVSAKKRIGLDLLEEMICLVADISAPKAVLDRPAVGTVIEAKLDRGRGAVASILVQNGTLRLGDSYIVGNTFGKIRAMFDDRGRSITEAGPSTPVEILGLESMPDAGDTFLVMADRDKAKGIAQYRKMKEREAQLAKSSRVSLEGLAEQIKQAGMKDLNLILKGDVQGSVEVLADSLQRMSTEKVRVRVLHSGVGAITESDVLLASASNAVIIGFNVRPDRKAAEIAERENVEIRLHSIIYELQDQITKAMYGLLEPVYKENYAGRAEVLQVFKITKVGQIAGCRVTDGLIKRDAQVRVLRDGNEVWKGKISSLKRVKEDVSEVRQGVECGIDLAGFKDIKAGDVIESFTTETLAAELGQNSAVARKAEKAEKERAAAEAAATANETSVNA; via the coding sequence ATGAGCAAAGTTCGAATCAACGATCTGGCACGAGAACTGGAAGTAAAGAGCAGGCCGATTCTCGATGCGCTGGAAGCGATCGGCGTCACTGGAAAGACGCACTCCAGCTCCATCGAGGCCGATCAGGCCGAGAAGGTGCGCAACTATTTTAACGGTGGAAGCCGCACCGCGAGCGCAGGGAGACAGGCCGTCGAGGCCAAGCCGAAGTTTGACCTCTCCAAGGTCTCCAAGCCCGGCGACGCCCTCAAGGCCATCCTCGAGCGCAAGCAGGCCGATGCTGCTGCCAAGGCCGCGCCGCCACGCCCCACGGCAGTTGTCGCCGCGCCTCCGCCTACGGCTCATGCCGCTCCAGTAGCGTCGCGGCCCGCAGCCCCTGCGGTCTCGATCTCCGCCTCGGCAGCCACACCAGCTCCGACCCCGGGAGTGCCACCTGCGCCGCGCCGCATTGTCCCGCAACCTCGTCAGGCTGCGAACATCATTACTCCCACGCCTCCTGCCCCCCCGGCGATTGCAAGCAAGCCGCCGGTCGGCCCGGTGATCGCGCGCCCACCCGCCACAGCTCCTGTGTCGGCCCAGCCTGTGGTCGTCGCACCTTCGGTCGTGGCTGCGCCTCTCGCCGCGAAGCCCACGGCCTCAACGCCATCTGTTGCTGCTGCTCCAACGGCCGCGGTCACGCAGCCCGCAGCCGCAACTACTGCGCCCGCCCCTGCACCGGAATCGGTCGCCGCCGCTGCCCCTGAAGCTCCAGTCGAGGCCGCTGCTCCTCCGGCACCAGTAGTACCAGCAGGCCCTCCGCCTCGCCGCGTTATCATGCCGCAGACCGGCCCGCGCCCCATCTACACTGCTCCCCCTGTCGCTCCCGGAGCACCGGCGCGCAGCCGTCCCATCTTCGAGCGCCCACGGCCCCAGGCCCCCGGCGCTCCTGGTTCTCGTCCCACCTCCTCCATGGCTCCCGGCGCACGCCGTCCCATGCACCCGACACGCACCTATCCCGGTGGCCCAGGCGGTCCCGGCGGAGCCCCCGGACGTCCCGGATTCGCTCCCGGAGCCCCGCGCCCCGGCTTTGGTGCTCGTCCTGGCTTCGGCGCGCGTCCCGGAGCCCCCGGTGCGGCTCCCGGAGCACCGCTCGGCCCCGGCGAGAAGCCAGGAATGCGTCCGGCGGCACGTCCGGCCTCGCGTCGTGGCAACCAGCGCTACGAGAAGAGCAAAGAAGGCCCGATGAAGGGCTTCCAGCCGCCATCGCGTTTCGGCGGAGCGCCCATCTCGCGTGAGCCGCTGCCTATCACCCGCACCATCACCGTCACCGAAGGCATCAGCGTCAAGGACCTCGCCGAGAAGCTTGACGTACGCGGCAAGGACCTTATCGCGAGCCTCCTGATGAAGGGCGTCTTCGTCACCGTCAACCAGTCGCTCGAAGGCGAACTGGTCAAGGACGTCGCTCGCCAGTTCGGCGCCGATGCCCAGGTCATCACGGTCGAAGAGCAGTTGGAGAACGAGGCCATCGAAGGCTTCCTCGAAGACACCACGGGCATGGTCGAGATCGCCCGGTCGCCAGTGGTAACAGTCATGGGCCACGTCGACCACGGTAAGACCTCGCTACTCGACGCCATCCGTTCCACCGACGTAGCTTCAGGCGAGGCTGGCGGCATCACGCAGCACATCGGAGCCTACAAGGTCCACGTCACCAAGCCCGACTCCCCCGCCTTCGGTCGCGAGATCGTCTTCCTCGACACTCCCGGTCACGAGGCCTTCACCCGTATGCGTGCTCGCGGAGCGAAGATCACCGACATCGTCGTCGTCGTCGTTGCCGCAGACGATGGCGTCATGCCGCAGACCCTCGAAGCCATCGACCACGCTCGCGCCGCCAAGGTGCCGATCATCGTCGCCGTCAACAAGATCGATAAGCCCGACGCAAACCCCGCGAAGGTCATCCAGCAACTTGCTGCTCGTGGCCTTCAGCCTTCCAACCAGGGCGGCGACACGGAATTCGTCGAGGTCTCGGCGAAGAAGCGCATCGGCCTCGATCTGCTCGAGGAGATGATCTGCCTCGTAGCCGATATCAGCGCACCCAAGGCTGTTCTTGACCGTCCCGCAGTCGGAACTGTCATCGAAGCCAAGCTTGATCGTGGCCGCGGTGCGGTCGCATCGATCCTTGTTCAGAATGGAACGTTGCGTCTTGGTGATAGCTACATCGTCGGCAACACTTTCGGCAAGATTCGCGCCATGTTCGATGACCGTGGCCGTTCAATCACCGAAGCCGGACCGTCTACACCGGTCGAAATCCTCGGTCTCGAAAGTATGCCGGATGCTGGCGATACCTTCCTGGTCATGGCTGACCGCGACAAGGCCAAGGGCATTGCCCAGTACCGCAAGATGAAGGAGCGCGAGGCGCAACTGGCCAAGAGCTCCCGCGTCTCGCTCGAGGGCCTCGCCGAACAGATCAAGCAGGCCGGTATGAAGGACCTGAACCTGATCCTCAAGGGCGACGTGCAGGGCTCGGTCGAGGTTCTGGCCGACTCGCTGCAACGCATGTCCACCGAGAAGGTCCGCGTTCGCGTGCTGCACTCCGGCGTCGGCGCGATCACCGAGTCCGACGTTCTGCTCGCGTCTGCATCCAATGCCGTCATCATCGGCTTCAACGTCCGTCCCGACCGTAAGGCCGCAGAGATTGCGGAGCGCGAGAACGTCGAGATTCGTCTGCACTCGATCATCTACGAGCTTCAGGACCAGATCACCAAGGCGATGTATGGCTTGCTCGAACCGGTCTACAAGGAGAACTACGCAGGTCGCGCCGAAGTGCTGCAGGTCTTCAAGATCACCAAGGTCGGCCAGATTGCAGGTTGCCGCGTCACCGACGGCCTCATCAAGCGCGACGCTCAGGTTCGTGTCCTGCGCGACGGCAACGAGGTCTGGAAGGGCAAGATCTCCAGCCTCAAGCGCGTCAAGGAAGACGTCTCCGAGGTCCGTCAGGGCGTCGAGTGCGGTATCGATCTCGCCGGCTTCAAGGACATCAAGGCAGGCGACGTCATCGAGTCTTTCACCACGGAGACGCTCGCTGCCGAACTTGGCCAGAACTCAGCCGTAGCACGCAAGGCAGAGAAGGCCGAGAAGGAAAGGGCCGCAGCCGAAGCCGCTGCAACTGCGAACGAAACTTCGGTCAACGCCTAG
- the nusA gene encoding transcription termination factor NusA — MASVLYQSIETLSRDKGIEPEIVVGAVEDAIALATRKYYKTQENMRAEMDRDTGEIRAYVYKTVVETPEQVEDDINQLTLDQARELAPEVEVGGELRFYKDTTPLGRIAAQMAKQVIFQKVREAERDTVFNEYNHRAGEVLNATVKRLEPMDVIFDLGKAEARMPKREQSRLEQFAVGERVRVVLLRVDRAAKGPQVIVSRAAPGLVQNLFQSEVPEIYDGTVTIRAIAREAGERTKIAVQSRDKDVDPVGACVGMKGMRVQSIIRELRGEKIDIIEFSEEITTFAEKALQPAKVSRVSITDLGEKQIEVIVDDTQLSLAIGKKGQNVRLAAKLLQWKIDIKSEEEKRQEVEQQMQAMSGGPTTPIEQVTELGEAVLEKLIAAGITTVEALADMTPEQLEEVPGIGEKTVEKISVAVRHYFGQYEEGEERPAVQAPAAAEAASENEEAEADTVNKTPEAILAEAAETGTAEEVDDTSSEEIAEAEDEASDAFSDADAREEQIESDNDSVDSLVNESQEISDEGIDSDGPDRG; from the coding sequence ATGGCAAGTGTTTTGTATCAATCCATTGAGACGTTAAGCCGGGACAAGGGAATCGAACCCGAGATCGTTGTAGGCGCCGTTGAAGACGCTATCGCCCTCGCCACCCGCAAGTATTACAAGACGCAGGAGAACATGCGCGCCGAGATGGACCGCGACACCGGTGAGATCCGCGCCTACGTCTACAAGACCGTAGTCGAGACCCCTGAACAGGTCGAAGACGACATCAATCAACTGACTCTCGATCAGGCCCGCGAACTCGCACCCGAGGTCGAAGTCGGCGGCGAACTCCGCTTCTACAAGGACACCACCCCTCTTGGCCGCATCGCTGCGCAGATGGCCAAGCAGGTCATCTTCCAGAAGGTCCGCGAGGCCGAGCGCGACACTGTCTTCAACGAGTACAACCACCGCGCCGGCGAGGTCCTCAACGCTACTGTGAAGCGCCTCGAACCGATGGACGTCATCTTCGATCTGGGCAAGGCCGAAGCTCGTATGCCCAAGCGCGAGCAGTCCCGCCTTGAGCAATTTGCCGTGGGCGAGCGCGTTCGCGTCGTCCTGCTTCGCGTGGATCGCGCCGCCAAAGGCCCGCAGGTCATCGTCTCCCGCGCCGCGCCTGGGCTGGTGCAGAACCTCTTCCAGTCCGAAGTCCCCGAGATCTACGACGGTACGGTCACGATTCGCGCCATCGCCCGCGAAGCCGGCGAGCGCACCAAGATTGCCGTACAGTCCCGCGACAAGGACGTCGACCCGGTCGGCGCCTGCGTTGGCATGAAGGGCATGCGCGTGCAGTCCATCATCCGCGAGCTGCGCGGCGAGAAGATCGACATTATCGAGTTCTCCGAAGAGATCACCACCTTCGCCGAAAAGGCGCTGCAGCCTGCCAAGGTCAGCCGCGTCTCCATCACCGATCTTGGCGAGAAGCAGATCGAGGTCATCGTCGATGACACCCAGCTCTCGCTCGCCATCGGCAAGAAGGGGCAGAACGTTCGCCTTGCCGCCAAGCTGTTGCAGTGGAAGATCGACATCAAGAGCGAAGAGGAGAAACGCCAGGAGGTCGAGCAGCAGATGCAGGCCATGTCCGGCGGCCCCACCACACCGATCGAACAGGTCACAGAGCTCGGCGAAGCTGTCCTCGAGAAGCTCATCGCCGCAGGCATCACCACGGTCGAAGCGCTCGCCGACATGACCCCCGAGCAGCTCGAAGAGGTCCCGGGCATCGGTGAGAAGACTGTGGAAAAGATCTCCGTGGCCGTTCGCCACTACTTCGGCCAGTACGAAGAAGGCGAGGAGCGTCCTGCCGTTCAAGCTCCCGCAGCCGCCGAAGCCGCATCTGAAAACGAAGAAGCGGAGGCAGATACTGTGAACAAGACCCCAGAGGCAATTCTCGCTGAAGCAGCAGAAACCGGCACCGCCGAAGAGGTGGACGATACCTCCTCCGAGGAGATTGCCGAAGCTGAAGATGAGGCAAGCGACGCATTCAGCGATGCTGATGCTCGCGAAGAACAGATTGAGTCAGATAACGACAGCGTGGATTCCCTGGTGAACGAGAGCCAGGAGATCTCCGACGAAGGCATCGATAGCGATGGACCAGACCGTGGCTAG
- the rimP gene encoding ribosome maturation factor RimP — translation MSLKLDTIRAAAQRVAASHDLDLVDIEFQGGGKFRTLRIFLEKNAAERAKLAETANPDELPKGVPVEMLSGVTHEDCSQFARDFGTVLDVEDLIPGAEYTLEVSSPGLERKLYSAEDFTRFQGNLVKVQTFTPINNNRQWQGRLVKFADNTATVDLSAIKQKGKAKKAATEQTVDIPLANIEKANLVAEI, via the coding sequence ATGTCGTTGAAATTGGACACAATTCGAGCCGCCGCACAACGCGTTGCCGCGTCGCATGACCTTGACCTCGTCGATATCGAGTTTCAGGGCGGCGGCAAGTTTCGCACGCTCCGCATTTTTCTTGAAAAGAACGCGGCTGAGCGCGCCAAGCTGGCTGAAACCGCTAATCCCGACGAGCTGCCCAAGGGCGTCCCCGTAGAGATGCTCTCCGGCGTCACCCACGAGGATTGCTCCCAGTTCGCCCGGGACTTTGGCACAGTTCTCGACGTAGAAGACCTCATCCCCGGAGCCGAGTACACCCTCGAAGTCTCCTCTCCCGGCCTCGAGCGCAAGCTGTACAGCGCAGAGGATTTCACCAGATTTCAGGGCAACCTCGTAAAGGTTCAGACATTCACGCCGATCAACAACAATCGGCAATGGCAGGGCAGGCTGGTGAAATTCGCGGACAACACAGCGACCGTCGACCTCTCCGCCATCAAGCAAAAGGGCAAGGCAAAGAAGGCCGCAACCGAACAAACCGTCGATATTCCTTTGGCGAATATCGAAAAGGCAAACCTGGTCGCGGAGATCTAA
- a CDS encoding TIGR03435 family protein, giving the protein MKFFITGRIKRSSYLLAAIVGLMSMTFAYGQNQDKDKPGRLTFDVAAIRRSDPNVRDGRIKATPGGNGYSAQNIPVKLMISLMYKVPMRQIKGAPDWLASDGYDVEAKVDHPYSVDDLHVMFQNLLADRFNLKFHKEIKEGPVYALMVDKSGSKMKVDESKQDFSIPMNDNEDGVTVGKRVNMEYFCWWLGRVLHQDERPVIDRTGLTQSYDFTLSFAPVLPPNVPQEKLPAGLLDRPSIFDALKQQLGLKLEAEKGPVVYYVIDHVERPSDN; this is encoded by the coding sequence ATGAAGTTCTTCATAACTGGACGGATTAAGCGCAGTTCGTACCTCTTGGCTGCGATCGTTGGCCTGATGAGCATGACTTTCGCCTATGGCCAGAATCAGGATAAGGACAAGCCGGGGCGATTGACCTTCGACGTAGCGGCGATCCGGCGATCCGACCCGAACGTGCGCGACGGCCGCATCAAAGCGACGCCCGGAGGCAATGGATATTCGGCACAGAACATCCCGGTAAAGCTGATGATCAGCCTGATGTACAAGGTGCCCATGCGCCAGATCAAGGGCGCGCCGGACTGGCTTGCCAGCGACGGCTACGATGTCGAGGCCAAGGTGGACCATCCCTACAGCGTCGACGATTTGCATGTGATGTTTCAGAACCTGCTGGCCGACCGGTTCAACCTGAAGTTCCACAAAGAGATCAAGGAAGGCCCAGTCTATGCCCTGATGGTGGATAAATCGGGATCGAAGATGAAGGTCGACGAGAGTAAGCAGGACTTCAGTATTCCGATGAACGACAACGAGGATGGCGTCACGGTCGGCAAGAGGGTCAACATGGAGTACTTCTGCTGGTGGCTGGGGCGCGTGCTGCATCAGGATGAGCGTCCGGTAATCGACAGGACCGGGCTGACCCAGAGCTACGACTTCACGCTGTCGTTTGCGCCGGTATTGCCACCCAACGTCCCGCAAGAGAAGCTCCCTGCCGGATTGCTGGATCGTCCGTCGATCTTTGACGCATTGAAGCAGCAGCTTGGCTTAAAGCTTGAGGCGGAGAAAGGGCCAGTCGTGTATTACGTGATCGACCATGTCGAAAGGCCTTCGGATAACTAG
- the guaB gene encoding IMP dehydrogenase yields the protein MITSPIPEALTFDDVLLVPAYSDIIPTQVSTQTQLTRNIVLNTPLVSAAMDTVTESRLAIAMAQQGGLGVVHRNLSIEQQAGEIDKVKRSESGMIVDPVTIDPEQTIAAALDVMRRYKISGVPVTKNKKLVGILTNRDLRFVSRTDLTIDSVMTKKNLITVPVGTTLEQAEQILHEHRVEKLLVVNDDFELKGLITVKDIQKKLKYPNASKDSQGRLRVAGAIGATGDFLERAAELVKARVDALAIDSAHGHSSRVLEAVAAVKKHFPDVDLMAGNIATYEGAMALINAGADAIKVGIGPGSICTTRMVTGAGMPQITAISEAYRAASQHGIPVIADGGIKYSGDVAKAIAAGASVVMIGSLFAGVDESPGETILYQGRSFKAYRGMGSLSAMSQGSGERYFQGKEDIDEAASTEKPDLTAREGSSSNRLGKFVPEGIEGRVPHRGPLEAMVYQLVGGLRSGMGYLGCGTIADLQTNSRFIRISNAGLRESHVHDVIITREAPNYHVE from the coding sequence ATGATTACTTCCCCGATTCCTGAAGCTCTCACCTTTGACGATGTTCTCCTCGTTCCGGCCTATAGCGACATCATCCCCACCCAGGTAAGCACCCAGACGCAACTGACCAGGAACATCGTTCTGAATACGCCGCTGGTCTCTGCGGCGATGGATACGGTGACCGAGTCGCGTCTGGCGATTGCCATGGCGCAGCAGGGAGGGCTGGGGGTCGTCCACCGCAATCTCAGCATCGAGCAACAGGCAGGAGAGATCGACAAGGTCAAGCGGTCGGAGAGCGGGATGATCGTCGATCCGGTGACCATCGACCCGGAGCAGACGATTGCGGCAGCGCTCGATGTGATGCGGCGGTACAAGATCTCAGGCGTGCCGGTGACCAAGAACAAGAAGCTGGTCGGCATTCTTACCAACCGCGACCTGCGGTTTGTCTCGCGCACCGATCTGACCATCGATTCGGTGATGACCAAGAAGAACCTGATTACGGTTCCGGTGGGGACAACGCTGGAGCAGGCGGAGCAGATCCTGCATGAGCACCGCGTAGAGAAGCTGCTGGTCGTCAACGACGACTTTGAGCTGAAGGGCCTGATCACGGTCAAGGACATTCAAAAGAAGCTGAAGTATCCCAACGCGTCGAAGGACAGCCAGGGCAGGTTGCGGGTGGCGGGCGCGATTGGAGCGACGGGAGACTTTCTGGAGCGCGCGGCGGAGCTGGTAAAGGCACGAGTGGACGCTCTGGCGATTGACTCCGCACATGGGCACTCTTCGCGTGTTCTCGAAGCGGTTGCCGCGGTCAAGAAACACTTCCCTGACGTCGATCTGATGGCGGGCAATATCGCGACCTACGAGGGTGCGATGGCGCTCATTAATGCTGGGGCGGACGCAATCAAGGTTGGGATTGGACCGGGCTCGATCTGCACGACACGCATGGTGACGGGCGCGGGAATGCCGCAGATTACGGCCATCTCGGAGGCATATCGCGCGGCCAGCCAGCATGGGATTCCGGTGATTGCCGATGGCGGCATCAAGTACTCGGGCGACGTGGCCAAGGCGATTGCCGCCGGAGCAAGCGTGGTGATGATCGGGTCGCTGTTTGCTGGGGTGGATGAAAGCCCGGGCGAGACGATTCTGTACCAGGGCCGGTCGTTCAAGGCGTATCGCGGAATGGGTTCGCTGTCGGCGATGTCGCAGGGCTCGGGCGAGCGATACTTCCAGGGCAAGGAAGACATCGACGAGGCGGCGAGCACGGAGAAGCCTGATCTGACGGCGCGTGAGGGATCTTCCTCGAACCGGTTAGGCAAGTTCGTACCCGAAGGGATTGAAGGCCGGGTGCCTCATCGCGGGCCGCTGGAGGCGATGGTCTATCAGTTAGTGGGTGGATTGCGGTCGGGCATGGGATATCTGGGATGCGGGACGATTGCAGACTTGCAGACGAATTCCCGGTTTATCCGAATCTCCAACGCCGGGCTGCGCGAGAGCCATGTGCACGACGTGATCATCACGCGGGAAGCTCCGAATTATCACGTCGAGTAG
- a CDS encoding type II toxin-antitoxin system RelE/ParE family toxin: MRLEWTVFAQRDRDLIFDYIETDNPRAAVSIDERIGVQAARLIRFPESGRPGRVEGTRELVVNRTPYIIVYRIAGSRFASCGSFTERNSGQPNPNKSSPNRQSAANPWRSSLVFPYST; encoded by the coding sequence TTGAGGTTGGAGTGGACGGTCTTTGCCCAAAGAGATCGAGACCTGATATTCGATTACATCGAAACTGACAACCCGCGTGCAGCCGTCTCCATCGACGAACGGATCGGCGTACAAGCCGCCAGACTGATCCGGTTTCCTGAAAGTGGCCGTCCTGGCCGAGTCGAAGGCACAAGGGAACTTGTCGTCAACCGCACTCCTTATATCATCGTCTACCGTATCGCCGGTTCACGATTCGCATCCTGCGGGTCCTTCACGGAGCGCAACAGTGGCCAGCCGAACCCGAATAAATCCTCACCAAATCGTCAGTCGGCTGCTAATCCTTGGCGCTCATCGTTGGTCTTCCCCTACTCGACGTGA
- a CDS encoding type II toxin-antitoxin system RelB/DinJ family antitoxin has product MAANALVQTRIDAGIKERATAVLSDIGLTVSDVVRIVLTRTANEGEVPFSLTDNTSEHDAWFRARVREALDDRKPGISHDKVEAHFARRRSAALRKAEKVKA; this is encoded by the coding sequence ATGGCGGCAAACGCGCTTGTACAAACCCGGATCGATGCCGGTATAAAAGAACGGGCCACGGCAGTTCTGTCGGACATCGGCCTTACCGTCTCCGACGTGGTGCGTATCGTCCTGACCCGAACCGCGAATGAAGGAGAGGTTCCGTTCTCTTTGACCGACAACACTTCTGAGCATGACGCTTGGTTTCGCGCCCGGGTGCGGGAGGCCCTGGATGACCGCAAGCCAGGCATCTCTCACGATAAGGTGGAAGCGCACTTTGCACGGCGACGGTCTGCGGCGCTCCGCAAAGCTGAGAAGGTCAAAGCTTGA
- a CDS encoding VanZ family protein, which translates to MLRKVGHFTGYGTLGLLFRRGWLASLRRRWKGTRGGLRAAAMALAVLSTFLVASMDEWHQAFLAGRVSSRYDVLLDTTGAILFNLAMLKFLAWRRSRMVG; encoded by the coding sequence GTGCTGCGGAAGGTAGGGCACTTTACCGGGTATGGGACGCTGGGCCTGCTGTTTCGCAGGGGATGGCTTGCCAGCCTGCGGCGTCGATGGAAGGGGACACGAGGCGGTCTGCGCGCGGCGGCGATGGCGCTGGCGGTGCTAAGCACGTTTCTTGTGGCCAGCATGGATGAGTGGCATCAAGCATTCCTGGCCGGGCGGGTAAGCAGCCGGTATGACGTGCTGCTCGATACGACGGGGGCGATCTTGTTCAATCTGGCGATGCTGAAGTTTCTGGCGTGGCGGCGAAGTCGCATGGTTGGGTAA
- a CDS encoding GNAT family N-acetyltransferase: MPVATQLEILDLRHFSARQLRPLLESEAEVWQQRLRWNYRGSTELLLQYLDSRILPGFVALDRGRVCGFTFCVYEGNKAVVGDAYAVAADQQQALHITHTLLQHLLDLLLHSPGINRVESQLLLYEAGSVDQSFREAGFSLYPRLFMEYNFEPSAPTAASPPLNLPQDVQIYRWSPDHYQAAAELIHEAYTGHIDARINDQYCSLHGSLRFLHNIVRFPGCGIFDATSSWILRDNRTGALIGMVLCSRVADDVAHITQLCIARGWRGQHLGRALLQHCMAQLAQSRFKAITLTVTEANHQAVRLYEDLGFLTRHRFDAMVLAKA; the protein is encoded by the coding sequence ATGCCTGTCGCCACCCAACTCGAGATCCTCGACCTGCGGCACTTTTCCGCGCGCCAGCTCCGGCCATTGCTTGAGTCTGAGGCAGAAGTCTGGCAGCAGCGTCTCCGCTGGAACTACCGCGGGTCGACTGAACTCCTCCTGCAATATCTCGACTCCCGCATCCTCCCCGGCTTCGTCGCACTTGACCGGGGGCGCGTCTGCGGGTTCACCTTCTGCGTCTACGAGGGCAACAAAGCCGTAGTCGGCGATGCGTACGCCGTGGCCGCAGATCAGCAGCAGGCGCTCCACATCACCCACACCCTTCTGCAGCATCTCCTCGACCTGCTGCTGCACTCTCCCGGCATCAACCGCGTCGAGTCGCAACTCCTCCTCTACGAGGCTGGCTCTGTCGACCAGAGCTTTCGCGAGGCAGGCTTCTCTCTCTACCCGCGTCTCTTCATGGAGTACAACTTCGAGCCGTCTGCTCCCACCGCAGCCAGCCCTCCGCTCAACCTCCCGCAGGACGTCCAGATCTACCGCTGGTCACCCGACCACTACCAAGCCGCTGCCGAGCTTATCCACGAGGCTTATACCGGCCACATCGACGCCCGTATCAACGACCAGTACTGTTCGCTCCACGGCTCGCTCCGTTTTCTGCATAACATCGTGCGCTTTCCCGGTTGCGGCATCTTCGACGCCACCAGCTCGTGGATACTCCGCGACAATCGCACTGGAGCTCTCATCGGCATGGTTCTCTGTTCTCGCGTAGCCGACGATGTCGCCCACATCACCCAGCTCTGCATCGCACGAGGCTGGCGCGGCCAACATCTCGGCAGAGCGCTTCTGCAACACTGCATGGCCCAGTTGGCCCAATCCAGATTCAAGGCCATCACCCTGACCGTCACCGAAGCCAACCATCAAGCCGTCCGGCTCTACGAAGACCTCGGCTTCCTCACCCGCCATCGTTTTGATGCCATGGTTCTGGCCAAGGCCTGA